Proteins found in one Streptomyces sp. CB09001 genomic segment:
- a CDS encoding M20 family metallopeptidase has product MSPESEAGTPGQAALPGTLPDALRAELVAFRRDLHMHPELGNQEFRTTAAIKERLERAGLKPRVLPIGTGLVCDIGTGTDSGQWSGGPRMLALRADIDALPIPDTKSECAYRSQVPDRAHACGHDVHTTVVLGAGLVLAALHEQGLLPRPVRLVFQPAEEVLPGGAADAIEGGALDGVRRILAVHCDPRVDAGRIGLRVGPITSACDRLEIALNGPGGHTARPHLTTDLVTATARVVTDVPPLVARRVDSRSGLALTWGRIESGHAPNVIPQHAELAGTVRCLDLDAWRQAPDLVMGAIDEIADLYRAKSEITYVRGVPPVVNEVTSTELLQAAMVARRGTDAVEGTEQSLGGEDFSWYLEHVPGAMARLGVRPPGERTVRDLHQGDFDVDEHAITVGVEMFTAAALIDAVQ; this is encoded by the coding sequence ATGTCCCCAGAGTCCGAGGCCGGCACTCCCGGTCAAGCCGCGCTGCCCGGCACCCTGCCCGACGCGCTGCGCGCGGAGCTCGTGGCCTTCCGCCGCGACCTCCACATGCACCCCGAGCTGGGCAACCAGGAGTTCCGCACCACCGCCGCGATCAAGGAACGGCTGGAGCGGGCCGGTCTCAAACCGCGCGTGCTGCCCATCGGCACCGGGCTCGTCTGCGACATCGGCACCGGCACCGACTCGGGACAGTGGTCCGGCGGACCGCGCATGCTCGCCCTGCGGGCCGACATCGACGCCCTGCCCATCCCCGACACCAAGAGCGAGTGCGCCTACCGCTCCCAGGTGCCGGACCGCGCCCACGCCTGCGGGCACGACGTGCACACCACCGTCGTCCTCGGCGCCGGCCTCGTGCTCGCCGCCCTGCACGAGCAGGGCCTGCTGCCCCGGCCCGTGCGGCTGGTCTTCCAGCCCGCCGAGGAGGTGCTGCCCGGCGGCGCCGCCGACGCCATCGAGGGCGGTGCGCTCGACGGGGTGCGCCGCATCCTGGCCGTGCACTGCGACCCCCGGGTGGACGCCGGGAGGATCGGTCTCAGGGTCGGGCCCATCACCTCCGCCTGCGACCGGCTGGAAATCGCCCTGAACGGCCCCGGCGGCCACACCGCCCGCCCGCACCTCACCACCGACCTGGTCACCGCGACCGCCCGGGTGGTCACCGACGTGCCACCGCTCGTCGCCCGGCGCGTGGACAGCCGCAGCGGGCTCGCGCTCACCTGGGGGCGGATCGAGTCCGGCCACGCCCCGAACGTCATCCCGCAGCACGCCGAACTCGCCGGGACCGTGCGCTGCCTCGACCTGGACGCCTGGCGGCAGGCGCCCGACCTGGTGATGGGCGCCATCGACGAGATCGCCGACCTGTACCGGGCCAAGTCCGAGATCACCTACGTCCGCGGCGTCCCCCCGGTCGTCAACGAGGTCACCAGCACCGAGCTGCTCCAGGCCGCCATGGTCGCCCGGCGCGGCACCGACGCCGTGGAGGGAACCGAGCAGAGCCTGGGCGGCGAGGACTTCTCCTGGTACCTGGAGCACGTGCCCGGCGCCATGGCCCGCCTCGGCGTCCGCCCGCCCGGCGAGCGCACGGTCCGCGACCTCCACCAGGGCGACTTCGACGTGGACGAGCACGCCATCACGGTCGGTGTGGAGATGTTCACCGCGGCCGCCCTCATCGACGCCGTGCAGTAG
- a CDS encoding BMP family ABC transporter substrate-binding protein gives MRRTSRLIRVAVGVASLALAATACGGTSGESGDDGGDDKGLAIAYDVGGKGDQSFNDAAYAGLERAKKEFGYKTADIEPTDGETDADKEQRLTSLAKQGYNPVIGVGFAYGPAMKAVAAKYPDTTFGIVDSVVEGKNVASLVFAENEASYLAGVTAAKATKTKTVGFVGGVDVPLIHKFEAGFEQGVKDTDPKVKVVSQYLTQTAEEGGFSSPDKGKAAAEGQIEKKADVVYAAAGLSGQGVIEAAAKAKIWAIGVDSDQYKQEALAAYKDSILTSALKDINGAVFALAKSVEDGKPLTGTHTFDLKSDGVGLSDSNPKFAEVPGAKEAVEKAKAGIVDGSIKVATE, from the coding sequence ATGCGTCGGACATCAAGACTGATCCGCGTCGCGGTGGGGGTCGCGTCGCTCGCACTCGCCGCCACGGCCTGCGGCGGCACCAGCGGCGAGAGCGGCGACGACGGCGGTGACGACAAGGGTCTCGCCATCGCGTACGACGTCGGCGGCAAGGGCGACCAGTCCTTCAACGACGCCGCGTACGCCGGTCTGGAGCGGGCGAAGAAGGAGTTCGGCTACAAGACCGCCGACATCGAGCCCACCGACGGCGAGACGGACGCGGACAAGGAACAGCGCCTGACGTCCCTGGCCAAGCAGGGCTACAACCCGGTGATCGGCGTCGGCTTCGCCTACGGCCCGGCGATGAAGGCCGTGGCGGCCAAGTACCCGGACACCACCTTCGGCATCGTCGACTCCGTGGTCGAGGGCAAGAACGTGGCGTCCCTCGTCTTCGCCGAGAACGAGGCCTCCTACCTGGCCGGCGTCACCGCAGCCAAGGCCACCAAGACCAAGACCGTCGGCTTCGTGGGCGGCGTGGACGTCCCGCTGATCCACAAGTTCGAGGCCGGATTCGAGCAGGGCGTCAAGGACACCGACCCCAAGGTCAAGGTCGTCTCGCAGTACCTGACGCAGACCGCGGAGGAGGGCGGCTTCTCCAGCCCCGACAAGGGCAAGGCCGCCGCCGAGGGCCAGATCGAAAAGAAGGCCGACGTCGTGTACGCGGCGGCCGGCCTCTCCGGCCAGGGCGTGATCGAGGCGGCCGCCAAGGCGAAGATCTGGGCGATCGGCGTCGACTCCGACCAGTACAAGCAGGAGGCCCTCGCCGCCTACAAGGACTCCATCCTGACCTCCGCCCTCAAGGACATCAACGGCGCGGTCTTCGCCCTGGCCAAGTCCGTCGAGGACGGCAAGCCGCTGACCGGCACCCACACCTTCGACCTGAAGTCCGACGGCGTGGGCCTGTCCGACAGCAACCCGAAGTTCGCCGAGGTCCCGGGCGCCAAGGAGGCCGTGGAGAAGGCCAAGGCCGGAATCGTCGACGGCTCCATCAAGGTCGCCACGGAGTAG
- a CDS encoding BMP family ABC transporter substrate-binding protein, with amino-acid sequence MRRISRITVAGAATASLALALAACGGTSTDSGSESKGDKGLAIAYDVGGKGDQSFNDAAYAGLEQAKKEFGYETADVEPTDGETDADKEQRLSSLAKQGYNPVIGIGYAYASAMKNVAEKYPDTTFGIVDDATIEADNVADLVFNEQEASYLAGVAAAKSTKTNTVGFVGGVDVPLIHKFQAGYEQGVKDTDPKVKVISQYLTQTAEEGGFSSPDKGKTAAEGQIEKKADVVYAAAGLSGQGVIEAAAANKVWAIGVDSDQYKQEALAKYKDSILTSATKDVAKAVYNLSKSVEDGKPETGIVRGDLKSGEVGLSDSNPKFADDAELQAAIKTAKEKIISGEIKVKSS; translated from the coding sequence ATGCGCCGGATTTCCCGGATCACGGTCGCAGGCGCAGCGACCGCCTCCCTGGCCCTCGCACTCGCCGCCTGCGGTGGTACCTCGACCGACTCCGGTTCGGAGTCCAAGGGCGACAAGGGTCTCGCCATCGCGTACGACGTCGGCGGCAAGGGCGACCAGTCCTTCAACGACGCCGCGTACGCCGGTCTGGAGCAGGCCAAGAAGGAGTTCGGCTACGAGACGGCCGACGTCGAGCCCACCGACGGTGAGACGGACGCCGACAAGGAGCAGCGGCTGTCCTCGCTGGCCAAGCAGGGCTACAACCCCGTCATCGGCATCGGCTACGCGTACGCCTCCGCCATGAAGAACGTCGCGGAGAAGTACCCGGACACCACCTTCGGCATCGTGGACGACGCCACGATCGAGGCCGACAACGTCGCGGACCTGGTCTTCAACGAGCAGGAGGCGTCCTACCTCGCCGGTGTCGCCGCCGCCAAGAGCACCAAGACCAACACGGTCGGCTTCGTGGGCGGTGTGGACGTCCCCCTGATCCACAAGTTCCAGGCCGGCTACGAGCAGGGCGTCAAGGACACCGACCCCAAGGTCAAGGTCATCTCGCAGTACCTGACGCAGACCGCGGAGGAGGGCGGCTTCTCCAGCCCCGACAAGGGCAAGACCGCCGCCGAGGGCCAGATCGAAAAGAAGGCCGACGTCGTGTACGCGGCGGCCGGCCTCTCCGGCCAGGGCGTCATCGAGGCCGCGGCCGCCAACAAGGTCTGGGCGATCGGCGTCGACTCCGACCAGTACAAGCAGGAAGCCCTCGCGAAGTACAAGGACTCGATCCTGACCTCGGCCACCAAGGACGTCGCCAAGGCCGTATACAACCTGTCGAAGTCGGTCGAGGACGGCAAGCCCGAGACCGGTATCGTTCGGGGCGATCTGAAGTCCGGCGAGGTCGGTCTCTCGGACTCGAACCCGAAGTTCGCGGACGACGCCGAGCTCCAGGCAGCCATCAAGACGGCCAAGGAGAAGATCATCAGCGGCGAGATCAAGGTCAAGAGCAGCTGA
- a CDS encoding ABC transporter ATP-binding protein codes for MTAVELAGITKRFPGVVANHDIHLTVRKGTVHAFVGENGAGKSTLMKILYGMQKPDEGTIAVDGEQVAFSSPADAIARGIGMVHQHFMLADNLTVLENVVLGSEKLYGIGGRARRKIKEISERYGLGVRPDLLVEELGVAARQRVEILKVLYRGARTLILDEPTAVLVPQEVDALFDNLRELKAEGLSVIFISHKLGEVLSVADEITVIRRGTTVGTAVPAETTPRQLAELMVGSELPTPETAESTVTDRAVLAVDTLRLAAPGGKALLDDISFTIHAGEVLGIAGVEGNGQTELVDALIGLKHADSGTIRFLDQDITALPTRKRREQGVGYIPEDRHRHGLLLEAPLWENRILGHVTEKPNSKGVWLDLKSAQEDTRRIVETYDVRTPGIDVTAASLSGGNQQKLIVGREMTHKPRFLIAAHPTRGVDVGAQAAIWDHIREARREGLAVLLISADLDELIGLSDTLRVIYDGKLVADADPATITPEALGSAMTGAASGHLEDEETPKAPAEVSKSPESPESPDTPKSLKSPETPESPESPEDEAR; via the coding sequence GTGACCGCCGTCGAACTCGCCGGGATCACCAAGCGTTTCCCCGGAGTCGTGGCCAACCACGACATCCACCTCACCGTCCGCAAGGGCACCGTCCACGCCTTCGTCGGCGAGAACGGCGCCGGCAAGTCGACGCTGATGAAGATCCTCTACGGCATGCAGAAGCCGGACGAGGGCACCATCGCGGTCGACGGCGAGCAGGTGGCCTTCTCCTCGCCCGCCGACGCCATCGCCCGCGGCATCGGCATGGTCCACCAGCACTTCATGCTCGCCGACAACCTCACGGTCCTGGAGAACGTGGTCCTCGGCAGCGAGAAGCTGTACGGCATCGGCGGCAGGGCCCGCCGCAAGATCAAGGAGATCTCCGAGCGGTACGGCCTCGGTGTGCGCCCCGACCTCCTGGTCGAGGAGCTGGGCGTCGCCGCCCGCCAGCGCGTGGAGATCCTCAAGGTCCTCTACCGCGGCGCCCGCACGCTGATCCTCGACGAGCCGACCGCCGTCCTGGTGCCGCAGGAGGTGGACGCCCTCTTCGACAACCTGCGCGAGCTGAAGGCCGAGGGCCTGTCCGTCATCTTCATCTCCCACAAGCTGGGCGAGGTCCTCTCGGTCGCCGACGAGATCACCGTCATCCGCCGCGGCACGACGGTCGGCACGGCCGTCCCCGCCGAGACGACGCCCCGTCAGCTCGCCGAGCTGATGGTCGGCAGCGAACTGCCCACGCCGGAGACCGCCGAGTCCACGGTCACCGACCGCGCGGTCCTCGCCGTCGACACGCTGCGCCTGGCGGCACCGGGCGGCAAGGCCCTGCTCGACGACATCTCCTTCACCATCCACGCCGGTGAGGTGCTGGGCATCGCCGGTGTCGAGGGCAACGGCCAGACCGAGCTGGTCGACGCGCTGATCGGCCTGAAGCACGCCGATTCGGGCACCATCCGCTTCCTCGACCAGGACATCACCGCGCTGCCCACCCGCAAGCGCCGCGAGCAGGGCGTCGGCTACATCCCCGAGGACCGCCACCGCCACGGCCTGCTCCTGGAGGCCCCCCTCTGGGAGAACCGCATCCTCGGCCACGTCACCGAGAAGCCCAACAGCAAGGGCGTCTGGCTGGACCTCAAGAGCGCCCAGGAGGACACCCGCCGCATCGTCGAGACGTACGACGTCCGCACCCCCGGCATCGACGTCACCGCGGCCTCCCTGTCCGGCGGCAACCAGCAGAAGCTGATCGTCGGCCGCGAGATGACCCACAAGCCGCGCTTCCTCATCGCCGCCCACCCCACGCGCGGCGTGGACGTCGGCGCCCAGGCCGCCATCTGGGACCACATCCGCGAGGCCCGCCGCGAGGGACTGGCCGTGCTGCTGATCTCCGCCGACCTGGACGAGCTGATCGGCCTCTCCGACACCCTCCGGGTGATCTACGACGGCAAGCTGGTCGCCGACGCCGACCCCGCCACCATCACCCCGGAGGCGCTCGGCTCCGCGATGACCGGCGCCGCCTCCGGCCACCTGGAGGACGAGGAGACCCCCAAGGCCCCGGCCGAGGTGTCCAAGTCCCCGGAGTCGCCGGAGTCCCCGGACACCCCCAAGTCACTCAAGTCCCCCGAGACTCCTGAGTCCCCCGAGTCTCCGGAAGACGAGGCCCGCTGA
- a CDS encoding ABC transporter permease, with product MKKFDKERVLLAVAGPVIALAVAFVLSAIVLIASGKNPVEPFALMFEQAGFSDIQVLIINQASLYYIAALAVAIGFRMNLFNIGVDGQYQLAAMMAAIVGAHANLPAGLQVPLLLLTAVLTGAFWSGIAGVLKVTRGVSEVVATIMLNAIATSVIGYLWLPDVFGVKIGNNNTTGEMHESGWVPGIDMGASGEIYGLVILAVLLGIGYWVVLNRTRFGFDLRASGASESAAAASGVDPKRMVLTAMLISGGLAGLAGLPILLGDTHTYSLNFPTGIGFLGIGIALLGRNSPVGIAFAALLWAWLDKASPELDFHGYDKEIAVIMQGLIVLSVVVSYEAVREWGLRRQQRRVGAELAAGHVLGATDNSKKEVAGR from the coding sequence ATGAAGAAGTTCGACAAGGAGCGCGTGCTCCTCGCGGTGGCCGGACCGGTCATCGCGCTCGCCGTGGCCTTCGTGCTCAGTGCGATCGTCCTGATCGCCTCGGGCAAGAACCCGGTCGAACCGTTCGCCCTGATGTTCGAGCAGGCCGGGTTCTCCGACATCCAGGTCCTGATCATCAACCAGGCGTCGCTGTACTACATCGCGGCCCTCGCGGTGGCCATCGGCTTCCGGATGAACCTCTTCAACATCGGCGTGGACGGCCAGTACCAGCTCGCCGCCATGATGGCCGCGATCGTCGGCGCCCACGCCAACCTGCCGGCCGGCCTCCAGGTCCCGCTGCTGCTCCTGACCGCCGTCCTCACCGGCGCCTTCTGGTCCGGCATCGCCGGTGTCCTCAAGGTGACCCGCGGCGTCAGCGAGGTCGTCGCGACGATCATGCTCAACGCCATCGCCACCTCCGTCATCGGCTACCTGTGGCTGCCGGACGTCTTCGGCGTCAAGATCGGCAACAACAACACCACCGGCGAGATGCACGAGTCCGGCTGGGTTCCCGGCATCGACATGGGCGCCTCCGGCGAGATCTACGGCCTGGTCATCCTCGCCGTGCTCCTCGGCATCGGCTACTGGGTCGTCCTCAACCGCACCCGCTTCGGCTTCGACCTGCGCGCCTCCGGCGCCTCCGAGTCCGCCGCAGCGGCCAGCGGCGTCGACCCCAAGCGCATGGTGCTCACCGCGATGCTCATCTCCGGCGGCCTCGCCGGACTCGCGGGCCTGCCCATCCTGCTCGGCGACACCCACACCTACAGCCTCAACTTCCCCACCGGCATCGGCTTCCTCGGCATCGGCATCGCCCTGCTCGGCCGCAACAGCCCGGTCGGCATCGCCTTCGCCGCTCTGCTGTGGGCCTGGCTGGACAAGGCCTCGCCCGAGCTGGACTTCCACGGCTACGACAAGGAGATCGCGGTCATCATGCAGGGCCTGATCGTCCTCTCGGTCGTCGTCTCCTACGAGGCCGTCCGTGAGTGGGGCCTGCGCCGCCAGCAGCGCCGGGTCGGCGCGGAGCTGGCCGCCGGTCACGTCCTGGGTGCCACCGACAACTCGAAGAAGGAGGTGGCCGGCCGATGA
- a CDS encoding ABC transporter permease, with the protein MTAPTTATDVNQPSLQPGAPTGRRLSLPVLMLVIAGALALTSIVRLITGANGITNVSQMSTALQLAVPIGLAGLGGLWAERAGVVNIGLEGMMILGTWFGAWAGFQWGPWTGILVGIIGGALGGLLHAIVTITFNVNHIVSGVAINILALGATRYLAPLAFEGHQGGSAKQSPPVDSLGHFSVPGLSSGLDSLNNQHWFFVSDLAGLLGGLVTDVSWLTLIAVALIPATWWILWRTPFGLRLRSCGENPIAAESLGVNVYKYKYMAVLISGGLAGLGGVFLSIVANPFYLEGQTSGRGYIGLAAMIFGNWMPGGLAIGAGLFGYTDSLNLRGGSANVHALLLLGALLLVAGAIWLAIRKKYVKAVITFVVGALVFAWYAGTNEVPNQVVSATPYVVTLVVLALSAQRLRMPKADGMQYRKGQGK; encoded by the coding sequence ATGACCGCTCCGACCACAGCGACCGACGTCAACCAGCCCTCGCTGCAGCCCGGGGCGCCGACCGGCCGCCGCCTGTCGCTGCCCGTCCTGATGCTGGTCATCGCCGGTGCCCTGGCGCTGACCTCCATCGTGCGGCTGATCACCGGCGCCAACGGCATCACCAACGTCAGCCAGATGTCCACCGCGCTCCAGCTCGCGGTGCCGATCGGCCTCGCCGGCCTCGGCGGCCTGTGGGCCGAGCGCGCGGGCGTCGTCAACATCGGCCTCGAGGGCATGATGATCCTCGGCACCTGGTTCGGCGCCTGGGCCGGCTTCCAGTGGGGCCCGTGGACCGGCATCCTCGTCGGCATCATCGGCGGCGCGCTCGGCGGCCTGCTGCACGCCATCGTCACGATCACCTTCAACGTCAACCACATCGTCTCCGGTGTGGCCATCAACATCCTCGCTCTCGGCGCCACCCGCTACCTCGCCCCGCTCGCCTTCGAGGGCCATCAGGGCGGCTCGGCCAAGCAGTCCCCGCCGGTCGACTCCCTCGGCCACTTCTCGGTCCCGGGGCTGTCCAGCGGCCTCGACAGCCTCAACAACCAGCACTGGTTCTTCGTCTCGGACCTCGCGGGGCTGCTCGGCGGCCTCGTCACCGACGTCTCCTGGCTGACCCTGATCGCCGTCGCGCTGATCCCCGCCACCTGGTGGATCCTGTGGCGCACCCCGTTCGGCCTGCGGCTGCGCTCCTGCGGCGAGAACCCGATCGCCGCCGAGTCCCTCGGCGTCAACGTCTACAAGTACAAGTACATGGCCGTGCTCATCTCCGGCGGTCTGGCCGGCCTCGGCGGTGTCTTCCTCTCCATCGTGGCCAACCCCTTCTACCTGGAGGGCCAGACCAGCGGCCGCGGCTACATCGGCCTCGCCGCGATGATCTTCGGCAACTGGATGCCGGGCGGCCTCGCCATCGGCGCCGGTCTCTTCGGCTACACCGACAGCCTCAACCTGCGCGGCGGCTCCGCCAACGTGCACGCCCTGCTGCTGCTCGGCGCGCTGCTGCTGGTCGCCGGCGCCATCTGGCTGGCGATCCGCAAGAAGTACGTCAAGGCCGTCATCACGTTCGTCGTCGGCGCCCTGGTCTTCGCCTGGTACGCCGGCACCAACGAGGTTCCCAACCAGGTCGTCTCCGCCACGCCGTACGTCGTCACGCTCGTCGTCCTCGCCCTGTCCGCGCAACGGCTGCGGATGCCCAAGGCGGACGGCATGCAGTACCGCAAGGGGCAGGGCAAGTGA
- a CDS encoding cytidine deaminase: MTGVDWEALRTAARDAMSRAYAPYSGYAVGAAALVDDGRTVTGCNVENASYGIGLCAECGLVSQLQVTGGGRLTHFVCVDGEGEVLVPCGRCRQLLYEFGGPRMLLETPAGILPLSEMLPQAFGPDHLTK; this comes from the coding sequence GTGACCGGCGTCGACTGGGAGGCGCTGCGCACGGCGGCCCGGGACGCGATGTCCCGGGCGTACGCCCCGTACTCCGGGTACGCCGTGGGCGCCGCCGCCCTGGTCGACGACGGCCGCACCGTCACCGGCTGCAACGTGGAGAACGCCAGCTACGGCATCGGCCTGTGCGCCGAGTGCGGTCTCGTCTCCCAGCTGCAGGTGACCGGCGGGGGCCGGCTGACGCACTTCGTCTGCGTCGACGGCGAGGGCGAGGTCCTCGTCCCCTGCGGCCGCTGCCGGCAGCTGCTGTACGAGTTCGGCGGCCCGCGGATGCTGCTGGAGACCCCGGCGGGGATCCTCCCCCTCTCGGAGATGCTCCCGCAGGCCTTCGGCCCCGACCACCTCACCAAGTAA
- a CDS encoding thymidine phosphorylase, with protein MDVISVIRTKRDRGELSGEQIDWVIDAYTRGEVADEQMASLAMAILLNGMNRGEIARWTAAMIASGERMDFSSLSRPTADKHSTGGVGDKITLPLVPLVAACGAAVPQLSGRGLGHTGGTLDKLESIPGWRALLSNEEMLNVLDTTGAVICAAGDGLAPADKKLYALRDVTGTVEAIPLIASSIMSKKIAEGTGSLVLDVKVGSGAFMKTIEDARELASTMVGLGTDHGVKTVALLTDMATPLGLTAGNALEVRESVEVLSGGGPSDVVELTLALAREMLDAAGLKDADPAKALADGSAMDVWRRMIAAQGGDPDAELPTSKEQHVIKAGASGVLTRLDAYDVGVAAWRLGAGRARKEDPVQAAAGVELHAKPGDTVTAGQPLLTLHTDTPDRFEYALAAVEGAYDVAPAGTAFTASPVVRERIA; from the coding sequence ATGGACGTCATCTCCGTCATCCGCACCAAGCGGGACCGCGGCGAACTCAGCGGCGAGCAGATCGACTGGGTCATCGACGCGTACACGCGCGGCGAGGTCGCCGACGAGCAGATGGCGTCGCTCGCGATGGCGATCCTGCTCAACGGCATGAACCGCGGCGAGATCGCCCGCTGGACGGCTGCGATGATCGCCTCGGGCGAGCGCATGGACTTCTCGTCCCTGTCCCGTCCGACCGCCGACAAGCACTCCACGGGCGGCGTCGGCGACAAGATCACCTTGCCGCTCGTACCCCTGGTGGCGGCGTGCGGCGCGGCCGTCCCGCAGCTCTCCGGCCGCGGCCTCGGCCACACCGGCGGCACCCTCGACAAGCTGGAGTCCATCCCCGGCTGGCGCGCCCTCCTCTCCAACGAGGAGATGCTGAACGTCCTGGACACCACCGGCGCCGTGATCTGCGCGGCGGGCGACGGCCTCGCGCCCGCCGACAAGAAGCTCTACGCCCTGCGCGACGTGACGGGCACGGTCGAGGCGATCCCGCTCATCGCCTCCTCCATCATGTCCAAGAAGATCGCCGAGGGCACCGGCTCCCTGGTCCTCGACGTGAAGGTGGGCTCCGGCGCCTTTATGAAGACCATCGAGGACGCCCGCGAGCTGGCGTCCACCATGGTCGGCCTCGGCACCGACCACGGCGTGAAGACGGTCGCCCTCCTCACCGACATGGCCACCCCCCTCGGCCTGACCGCGGGCAACGCCCTGGAGGTCCGCGAGTCGGTCGAGGTCCTGTCCGGCGGCGGCCCCTCCGACGTCGTCGAGCTGACGCTCGCCCTGGCCCGCGAGATGCTCGACGCGGCGGGCCTGAAGGACGCCGATCCGGCGAAGGCGCTGGCCGACGGCTCGGCGATGGACGTCTGGCGCCGCATGATCGCGGCCCAGGGCGGCGACCCGGACGCGGAGCTGCCCACGTCGAAGGAGCAGCACGTGATCAAGGCGGGTGCCTCCGGTGTCCTGACCCGCCTCGACGCCTACGACGTCGGCGTCGCCGCCTGGCGCCTGGGCGCGGGCCGCGCCCGCAAGGAGGACCCGGTGCAGGCCGCCGCGGGCGTCGAACTCCACGCCAAGCCCGGCGACACGGTCACCGCGGGCCAGCCCCTCCTCACCCTCCACACCGACACCCCGGACCGCTTCGAGTACGCGCTGGCGGCGGTGGAGGGCGCGTACGACGTCGCTCCGGCGGGCACGGCCTTCACCGCCTCGCCGGTGGTGCGGGAACGTATCGCCTGA
- a CDS encoding AEC family transporter, protein MQGVLTGFAVIAVVIGVGYVLGLRGHLGPQGREVLTKLAFHVASPALLFTTLATADLSVVFSARLLVTALSTLAVAGAFVAVGVVRGWGVGRTTIGALCSGYVNSGNLGIPIAVYVLGDASLVAPVLLFQLVLVTPVAVTILDLSGGGAKGPLWRRLLTPLRNPIALGSLAGVAVAASGLDVPDPVMDPVTLIGNMSVPAVLLAFGIGLCGSTMPLRGVERRPVLLAVALKAVGQPAVAWALASGVFGLRGPQLLDVVVTSALPAAQNLYTYASTYGVGERLARDAILVSTVVSVPVLVGVAAVLG, encoded by the coding sequence GTGCAGGGGGTGCTGACCGGGTTCGCGGTCATCGCCGTGGTGATCGGCGTCGGCTACGTCCTCGGCCTGCGCGGGCACCTCGGCCCCCAGGGCCGCGAGGTGCTGACCAAGCTCGCCTTCCACGTGGCCTCCCCCGCCCTGCTGTTCACCACCCTGGCGACGGCCGACCTGTCGGTGGTCTTCTCCGCCCGGCTGCTGGTGACGGCCCTGTCCACGCTGGCGGTGGCCGGTGCGTTCGTCGCGGTGGGCGTCGTACGCGGCTGGGGCGTGGGCCGTACGACGATCGGCGCGCTCTGCTCCGGGTACGTCAACTCCGGCAACCTCGGCATCCCGATCGCCGTGTACGTCCTGGGCGACGCCTCGCTGGTGGCGCCGGTGCTGCTGTTCCAGCTGGTGCTGGTGACGCCGGTGGCGGTGACGATCCTGGACCTGTCGGGAGGGGGCGCGAAGGGCCCGCTGTGGCGTCGGCTGCTGACGCCGCTGCGCAATCCGATCGCGCTGGGTTCGCTCGCCGGGGTCGCGGTCGCCGCGAGCGGCCTCGACGTGCCCGACCCGGTCATGGACCCGGTGACCCTGATCGGCAACATGTCCGTCCCCGCGGTGCTGCTGGCCTTCGGCATCGGCCTGTGCGGCTCCACGATGCCGCTGCGGGGCGTGGAACGGCGGCCGGTGCTGCTCGCGGTCGCGCTGAAGGCGGTGGGCCAGCCGGCGGTGGCCTGGGCGCTGGCGTCGGGAGTCTTCGGTCTGCGGGGCCCCCAACTCCTCGACGTGGTGGTGACGTCGGCACTGCCCGCCGCGCAGAACCTGTACACGTACGCGTCGACCTACGGGGTGGGCGAGCGCCTGGCCCGCGACGCGATCCTGGTCTCGACGGTGGTGTCCGTGCCGGTACTGGTGGGGGTGGCGGCGGTGCTGGGGTGA
- a CDS encoding STAS domain-containing protein, whose protein sequence is MISRPTPGLPHVDAVTPAVLVLPGPVSRGETPRFCDEVRALLESTRAGVVVCDVGGLGPPGLAVVDLLARLELTARRAGGRIRLRDPDPALHALLNLVGLRFETERQVEQREPPLGVEEAVEPGDAAV, encoded by the coding sequence ATGATTTCCCGGCCGACGCCCGGTCTACCGCACGTGGACGCCGTGACACCCGCCGTACTCGTGCTGCCGGGGCCCGTCTCCCGAGGGGAGACGCCCCGGTTCTGCGACGAGGTGCGCGCGCTGCTGGAAAGCACCCGGGCCGGGGTGGTCGTCTGTGACGTCGGCGGTCTCGGGCCGCCGGGGCTCGCCGTGGTCGACCTGCTGGCCCGACTGGAGCTCACCGCCCGGCGGGCCGGGGGCCGGATCCGGTTGCGCGACCCCGATCCGGCCCTGCACGCCCTACTGAACCTCGTCGGCCTCCGCTTCGAGACGGAGCGGCAGGTCGAACAGCGGGAACCACCGCTTGGTGTCGAGGAAGCAGTGGAACCCGGTGATGCGGCCGTCTGA